The following proteins come from a genomic window of Hypomesus transpacificus isolate Combined female unplaced genomic scaffold, fHypTra1 scaffold_132, whole genome shotgun sequence:
- the tppp3 gene encoding tubulin polymerization-promoting protein family member 3, whose protein sequence is MAESADMEQLMSSFKKFAIHGDTKATGKEMNGKNWAKLCKDCKIIDGKNVTSTDVDIVFTKVKAKTSRVITYEEFQKALEELAPKRFKGQSKEEALNSIYKLIEGREPTNVGVTKVAKTAAVDRLTDTTKYTGSHKERFDDTGKGRGKGGREELVEKTGYVGAYKNAGTYEEKTKAK, encoded by the exons ATGGCGGAAAGCGCAGACATGGAGCAGCTGATGTCCTCCTTTAAGAAGTTTGCTATCCACGGTGACACCAAGGCGACAGGCAAGGAAATGAACGGCAAAAACTGGGCCAAGCTGTGCAAGGACTGCAAGATCATCGACGGCAAGAACGTCACCAGTACGGATGTGGACATCGTTTTTACCAAAGTCAA AGCGAAGACGTCTCGGGTCATCACCTACGAGGAGTTCCAGAAGGCTCTGGAGGAACTAGCACCCAAGAGGTTCAAAGGTCAAAGCAAAGAGGAGGCCCTGAATTCCATCTACAAGCTCATTGAGGGCAGGGAGCCGACCAATGTAGGAGTCACG AAAGTGGCCAAGACGGCAGCCgtggacagactgacagacactaCCAAGTACACGGGCTCCCACAAGGAGCGCTTCGACGACacggggaaagggagagggaaaggcgGTCGTGAAGAACTGGTGGAAAAGACGGGCTACGTTGGAGCGTACAAGAACGCAGGCACGTACGAGGAGAAGACCAAAGCCAAGTAG
- the LOC124488304 gene encoding leucine-rich repeat-containing protein 36-like: MKMKSGSVEDEYRPLPSPPRSSLRSGRPPSRARDQGRVTFAQDSFSNTFKLDPEKPVTSRLESNQAEPKQSPISASDQAPLLKESVQGREAWDYEYIPAHWICPAPSLTTPLQSLVSVTNTDIDLDTRTKRLLELTSDLYVATHQSDHIIPLQRSSEGVPRWRSPTRRSVSMDRLLDHLSPRLQRAWKRGGSPERQPMDHGRRSSSSPRPDSTSKNVLSSFLSVPSETLLQAKSTYQTISTTQSSRLGSIDCPVPRIPSPRLGISELSSTLKGFLDLVDQHWSGKRSLHLNPTFLGQAYDILSSSISSASLAGSSPNKTEGLRDEKIRGEEETESNNNIPLHCSELGHLKRKLAQTEQQLASFKKRLVSALKENYNLRLRNLKQDPSSPVNSEKQWTSCFQRQVKALREQESYLRQLEQTVVLMQDNHRSLVTNNVSILGQLNGRTTEEAAKESLATQSWLPEQAIKSN, encoded by the exons ATGAAAATGAAAAGTGGCAGTGTTGAAGATG AGTACAGGCCTCTACCATCTCCTCCTCGCTCTTCGCTCCGTTCCGGACGACCTCCCTCCCGAGCCAGAGACCAAGGACGCGTGACCTTTGCTCAGGACTCCTTTAGCAACACCTTCAAACTGGACCCAGAGAAGCCTGTGACATCCAGACTGGAGTCAAACCAGGCAGAGCCAAAGCAGAGCCCTATATCTGCCTCAGACCAAGCACCACTCCTGAAGGAATCTGTTCAGGGCCGAGAAGCCTGGGACTATGAGTACATCCCTGCCCACTGGATATGCCCTGCACCCAGCCTGACCACACCACTCCAGTCCCTGGTCTCAGTAACAAACACAGATATTGACTTAGACACAAGGACAAAAAGACTTCTGGAGCTGACCTCGG ATCTGTACGTAGCCACtcaccaatcagaccacatcatTCCCCTCCAGCGTTCGTCTGAGGGTGTGCCGCGTTGGAGAAGTCCAACCCGTCGCAGTGTCTCGATGGACAGGTTGCTCGATCACCTGAGCCCCAGGCTTCAGAGGGCCTGGAAACGTGGAGGTTCTCCTGAGAGACAGCCTATGGACCATGGCCGTcggtcctcttcctctcctaggCCAGACTCCACCTCGAAGAacgtcctctcctccttcctctccgtcCCCTCAGAGACCCTCCTACAGGCCAAGTCGACATATCAGACGATCAGCACTACACAG AGTTCCAGATTAGGGAGTATTGACTGCCCTGTACCCAGGATCCCATCACCTCGGCTGGGGATTTCCGAGCTGTCCTCCACCCTGAAAGGCTTTCTAGATCTGGTGGACCAGCACTGGAGTGGCAAACGCTCCCTTCACCTCAACCCCACCTTCCTAG GCCAGGCCTATGACATTCTCTCATCTTCAATATCGTCGGCATCCCTTGCCGGGTCCagcccaaacaaaacagagggaTTAAGAGATGAGAAAataagaggggaagaggaaacTGAGAGCAACAATAATATCCCTCTGCACTGTAGCGAACTGGGTCACCTCAAGAGGAAACTGGCCCAAACGGAACAGCAACTG GCATCCTTCAAGAAGAGACTTGTGTCTGCACTGAAGGAAAACTACAATTTGAGACTAAGAAACTTAAAACAGGATCCGTCTAGCCCAGTCAACA GCGAAAAACAGTGGACAAGTTGTTTTCAGAGGCAGGTAAAAGCTCTGAGGGAACAAGAGTCCTACCTGAGACAACTGGAGCAGACCGTTGTGCTTATGCAGGACAACCACAG GTCTTTGGTAACCAACAATGTGTCGATCTTGGGACAGCTGAATGGGCGCACAACAGAAGAAGCGGCAAAGGAGTCTCTAGCAACACAAAGCTGGCTTCCCGAACAGGCCATCAAATCAAACTAG
- the LOC124488294 gene encoding BTB/POZ domain-containing protein KCTD19-like has product MADRSANQSCFFNVGGCFFSIPRARLSYLQDSLLFKDSQNQGRWFIDRDGCTFRHVQYYLQTGKLATSCSSELNILYELTASLRLSSLLQALEHFQSGKHYLRARPVDLQVAERATLNYWKTRICNKKQPEVIASPVSSVHDAVPLGLIGTPLIDGDEEVLYCFLPMEQIRLYPHLVTAHNLLWLCDNVAIIECDSPLFRFIANFLQTGKMLLPEQFSDYERLKTEARSSGMFDFMKALQVSHEASFDGDFPPAARTSELSTPQPPKPLYEMTFDLLVRYQDSALGQLYVDGDLPGNKLYLCGNGVVFQHVENWLGTSRLPLTESGSELQGLCEYLDQQDEAYQAFKEVLWEFLLRKKTPGVATFSVYKVVKVYVGTHWYATYFKTLLKYPELLSNVKKTSWIVFGESLLVKGDGQMFRHVLNFLRCGRLLLPSEFREWQLLLQEIEDFQIPSLSGALEDCTDYRAWIQSRGTSHKLSSSSAMPLLVCDGERGISCSGKQVHVVLPDVAFACFSLSYEEILYGRQCHAFLTGVILDSVRLQDSQDNTMKIANLVYSLWTRQTEVEGFVSELMRIISPGRPRQRELLQRWLKLTLTVAQRYTSCLELLGRPHCRTIALFPGERTAPVSLVTAVRLTHTRALQMTNEHTHTRALQTTNEHTHTHTCPPDDQ; this is encoded by the exons ATGGCGGATCGATCGGCTAATCAATCTTGTTTTTTCAATGTTGGAGGGTGTTTTTTCTCCATACCTCGGGCTCGCCTGTCTTATCTCCAAGACTCTTTGCTTTTTAAAGACTCTCAAAATCAAGGGAGATGGTTTATCGACAGAGATGGATGCACATTCAGGCATGTACAATATTATCTCCAAACTGGGAAACTAGCCACATCATGTTCATCAGAGCTCAACATATTATATGAACTAACAGCAAGTCTACGCCTCAGCTCATTACTCCAG GCCTTAGAACATTTTCAATCAGGCAAGCATTACTTGCGTGCTCGGCCAGTAGACCTTCAAGTCGCTGAGAGAGCCACTCTGAATTACTGGAAAACTCGCATCTGCAACAAGAAGCAACCGGAAGTCATTGCCAGTCCTGTTTCCTCAG TCCATGATGCGGTACCGCTGGGCCTAATCGGGACCCCGCTGATCGATGGAGACGAGGAAGTGCTGTACTGTTTCCTGCCTATGGAACAGATCCGCCTGTACCCACACCTGGTGACGGCACACAACCTGCTCTGGCTTTGTGATAATGTGGCCATCATCGAGTGTGACAGCCCACTCTTCAGGTTCATAG CTAATTTCCTTCAAACGGGAAAGATGTTGCTCCCGGAGCAGTTCAGTGATTATGAGAGGCTGAAAACGGAGGCCAGATCATCTGGCATGTTCGACTTCATGAAAGCTCTGCAGGTATCACATG AGGCTAGCTTCGATGGTGACTTCCCTCCGGCGGCCCGTACCAGTGAGCTGTCGACCCCTCAGCCCCCCAAACCTCTGTATgagatgacctttgacctcctggTGAGGTATCAAGACTCCGCTCTGGGTCAGCTCTACGTGGACGGAGACCTGCCCGGCAACAAGCTGTACCTGTGTGGAAACGGCGTCGTCTTCCAGCACGTGGA GAACTGGCTGGGAACAAGCCGTCTGCCTCTCACTGAGAGTGGGTCTGAGCTGCAGGGACTGTGTGAGTACCTGGACCAGCAGGATGAGGCCTACCAGGCCTTTAAGGAGGTGCTGTGGGAGTTCCTACTCAGGAAGAAAACCCCAGGGG TGGCAACGTTCAGCGTTTATAAAGTTGTTAAAGTTTATGTTGGAACACACTGGTACGCCACTTACTTTAAAACCCTGTTAAAG TACCCAGAGCTGCTATCCAACGTCAAGAAGACCAGCTGGATCGTGTTCGGAGAGAGCCTTCTCGTTAAAGGAGACGGGCAAATGTTCCGTCACGTACTCAACTTTCTGAGATGCGGGCGGCTGTTGCTGCCCTCCGAGTTCAG GGAATGGCAGTTGCTCCTCCAGGAGATTGAGGACTTCCAGATTCCCTCGCTGAGTGGCGCTCTTGAGGACTGCACAGATTACAG GGCCTGGATCCAGAGCAGAGGAACTTCCCACAAACTGTCCTCCTCTTCAGCCATGCCCCTGCTTGTCTGCGACGGAGA ACGCGGCATTTCCTGTAGTGGTAAACAAGTCCATGTTGTCCTTCCAGATGTGGCCTTTGCATGCTTCAGTCTGTCCTACGAGGAGATATTATACGGACGGCAGTGCCATGCCTTTCTGACGGGGGTCATCCTAGACTCGGTCAGGTTACAGGACTCCCAGGACAACACCATGAAGATAGCCAACCTAGTCTACTCCCTCTGG ACTAGACAGACTGAGGTGGAGGGCTTTGTCTCGGAGCTAATGAGGATCATCTCACCTGGGAGACCGAGACAGAGGGAGCTGCTCCAGCGCTGGCTGAAG CTCACCCTGACCGTAGCCCAGCGCTACACGTCATGTTTGGAGTTGCTGGGGAGACCACACTGCCGCACCATCGCTCTGTTCCCAGGGGAACGGACCGCTCCTGTATCTCTGGTCACCGCagtgagactcacacacacacgtgccctcCAGATGaccaatgaacacacacacacacgtgccctcCAGACGaccaatgaacacacacacacacacacgtgccctcCAGACGAccaatga